A genome region from Panacibacter microcysteis includes the following:
- a CDS encoding DUF5107 domain-containing protein, whose translation MKRCLLFCLLASMTHITVAQQPSVIREYNKPFITYPFSDPNPIPLLSPVYPYFRFDGFTDTPVQKQWKVIELENDYIKLMILPEIGGKIWSATEKKTGKEFLYNNHVIKFRDVAMRGPWTSGGLEANFGIIGHTPNCATPVDYITKTNSDGSVSCIIGVLDLLTRSNWRMEVNLPKDKAYFTTNVNWYNSTPTEQPYYHWMNAGLKAAGNLEFVYPGTKYIGHEGEYANWPINKTNGKKISWYEENNFGGYKSYHVFGKYTNFFGAYWHNDDYGMARVGNHDDKAGKKIWIWGLSRQGMIWDKLLTDTDGQYVEVQSGRLFNQNSAGSTFTPFKHLSFAPYATDTWTEYWYPVMKINGFVEANEYGALNVTYEDGWLKVYFSPVAMIDDVINIKQAGNVIYSKQIKLQPLQVFADSIKLTADADKLIATLGKTKMVHESDPVANNLSRPVETPKDFDWNSTYGLCLQGKEYIDQKYYADAEEKLLASLEKDHNYFPSLVNMTALMYRSMRYKEALEYARKALSIDTHAGDANYYYGLANAALGHTADAKDGFDIATLSSEYRSAAYTALSRLHLKEQNVEKSLWYATRAIDYNRYNMDALQLQALAYRKEGNREKAMQQLNTILILDPLNHFAGFEKYLWFGNENDRQQFLQSVKNELPHETYAELGIWYYNAGFTEDAGKVFSLSTANAESSYWLAFLSNSKVDCSTINANLAFPFRSETGAVLEQLLKQQQDWILKYHLALIYKDRNRVAECKKLLQECGNESTFAPLYATRAAIFKDDTVQSLQDLQKALSLDKHWRYYKLVGEYYITHNKPAEALSLVEPYYKSHPGNYIIGMLYAKTLLLNKKYKEVDVLLSKLNIIPFEGATDGRELYREAKLMQAIAAMNQHAYTKALTFINDARKWPENLGVGKPYDDDIDTRLEDWMQYICYTKNHAKDTAALLQKIIAFMPLVDNTVRNFLPANALVTAWAYEKKGDHTKAVQWLNEQVKKYPGNKSLAWAAQTFEGQTTNDADLPAKDANIRILQQLMLPKD comes from the coding sequence TGATTAGAGAATACAATAAGCCATTTATCACATATCCTTTCTCAGATCCCAATCCTATACCGCTGCTGTCTCCGGTTTATCCATATTTCAGGTTTGATGGTTTTACAGACACGCCTGTACAAAAACAATGGAAAGTAATTGAACTGGAAAATGATTATATCAAGCTGATGATTCTGCCGGAAATAGGCGGTAAAATCTGGAGCGCAACCGAAAAGAAAACGGGCAAAGAATTTTTATATAACAATCATGTTATTAAATTCAGGGATGTTGCCATGCGCGGGCCATGGACAAGCGGCGGACTGGAAGCCAACTTTGGTATAATTGGCCACACGCCCAACTGCGCAACGCCTGTAGACTACATTACAAAAACCAACAGCGATGGCAGTGTAAGCTGCATTATTGGCGTGCTTGATCTGTTGACACGCAGCAACTGGCGCATGGAAGTAAATTTACCCAAAGACAAGGCATATTTTACCACGAATGTAAACTGGTACAATTCCACACCAACAGAACAACCTTATTACCACTGGATGAATGCCGGCCTGAAAGCAGCAGGCAATCTGGAATTTGTTTACCCCGGCACAAAGTATATTGGCCATGAAGGCGAATACGCCAATTGGCCCATTAATAAAACAAACGGAAAAAAGATTTCCTGGTACGAAGAGAACAACTTCGGCGGCTACAAATCTTACCATGTGTTTGGCAAATACACAAACTTCTTTGGTGCTTACTGGCACAACGATGATTATGGAATGGCCCGGGTAGGTAATCATGATGATAAAGCCGGCAAGAAAATATGGATCTGGGGCTTGTCGCGCCAGGGTATGATTTGGGATAAACTACTTACTGACACAGACGGACAATATGTGGAAGTACAGTCTGGCAGGTTGTTCAATCAGAACTCGGCCGGCAGCACATTTACACCATTTAAACATTTAAGCTTTGCACCTTATGCAACGGATACATGGACCGAGTACTGGTACCCGGTAATGAAAATAAACGGCTTTGTAGAGGCTAATGAATATGGGGCGTTGAATGTTACTTATGAAGATGGTTGGTTGAAGGTTTACTTCTCCCCTGTTGCCATGATTGATGATGTTATAAACATAAAACAGGCGGGCAATGTTATATATTCAAAACAAATTAAACTACAACCTTTACAGGTATTTGCAGATTCAATTAAACTAACTGCCGATGCAGATAAATTAATAGCAACACTGGGGAAAACAAAAATGGTGCACGAAAGTGATCCTGTTGCAAATAACTTAAGCAGGCCTGTAGAAACGCCAAAAGACTTTGACTGGAACTCAACGTATGGTTTATGCTTACAGGGTAAAGAATACATAGATCAAAAATATTACGCAGATGCAGAGGAAAAGTTATTGGCGAGTCTTGAAAAAGACCACAACTATTTTCCATCTCTGGTAAACATGACAGCGTTGATGTATCGTAGTATGCGTTATAAAGAAGCGCTTGAATATGCACGTAAGGCATTAAGTATCGATACACATGCCGGTGACGCAAACTACTATTATGGACTTGCAAATGCAGCATTAGGCCACACAGCAGATGCCAAAGATGGTTTTGACATAGCCACCCTTTCAAGTGAATACAGAAGCGCTGCTTACACTGCACTCAGCAGGCTTCATCTAAAAGAGCAAAACGTTGAGAAAAGTCTCTGGTATGCCACCAGAGCTATTGACTATAACCGCTACAATATGGATGCCTTACAACTACAGGCGCTGGCATACAGAAAGGAGGGTAACCGTGAAAAAGCCATGCAACAACTCAATACGATCCTTATCCTCGATCCATTGAATCATTTTGCAGGTTTTGAAAAATACCTCTGGTTTGGCAATGAAAACGACAGACAACAATTTTTACAATCTGTGAAAAATGAACTACCACACGAAACCTATGCAGAGCTAGGTATATGGTATTACAATGCAGGCTTTACAGAAGACGCCGGCAAAGTGTTTTCATTAAGTACTGCAAACGCCGAAAGCAGTTACTGGCTCGCATTCTTAAGCAATTCAAAGGTTGACTGCAGCACGATCAATGCAAATCTTGCATTTCCCTTCAGATCGGAAACCGGTGCAGTGCTGGAGCAGTTATTAAAGCAACAGCAGGACTGGATATTAAAATACCACCTTGCACTTATTTACAAAGACAGAAACAGGGTGGCCGAATGTAAAAAACTGTTACAGGAGTGCGGCAATGAAAGCACCTTTGCTCCGTTGTATGCAACACGTGCCGCGATATTTAAAGACGATACGGTGCAAAGCCTGCAAGACCTGCAAAAAGCATTATCGCTGGATAAACACTGGCGCTATTATAAACTGGTCGGAGAATATTACATAACACACAATAAACCGGCAGAAGCATTGAGCCTGGTTGAACCGTACTACAAATCACACCCTGGTAATTATATCATCGGTATGCTTTACGCCAAAACATTACTACTGAATAAAAAGTATAAAGAAGTTGATGTATTGTTGAGCAAACTAAATATCATTCCCTTTGAAGGCGCTACAGACGGACGGGAACTGTACAGGGAAGCAAAACTGATGCAGGCAATAGCGGCTATGAATCAACACGCATACACAAAGGCACTGACTTTTATCAATGATGCAAGAAAATGGCCTGAGAATCTCGGTGTGGGTAAACCTTACGATGATGATATAGACACCCGGCTGGAAGACTGGATGCAGTACATATGTTATACTAAAAACCATGCAAAAGACACAGCTGCATTATTGCAAAAAATAATTGCATTTATGCCGCTTGTAGACAATACTGTCCGCAACTTTTTACCCGCCAATGCCCTGGTTACTGCATGGGCTTATGAAAAAAAAGGCGACCATACAAAAGCGGTACAATGGCTGAATGAGCAGGTAAAAAAATATCCCGGTAATAAAAGCCTTGCCTGGGCTGCACAAACTTTTGAAGGCCAAACAACGAACGATGCTGATTTGCCAGCAAAGGATGCCAACATAAGAATACTGCAACAGCTTATGTTGCCGAAAGATTAA
- a CDS encoding sugar phosphate isomerase/epimerase family protein, whose product MQQYNRRKFIQQTTGLLGAAFAGSLMGFTAKDILLSFSTLGCPDWGFEQITNFAQSNSFNGLEVRGILREMDLTKSPVFSKANIAATKTIMQDKNLRFVNLGSSATLHFKAAADRQKNIDEGKRFIDLAHAIDCPYIRVFPNNFPKEQEKQETIELITDGLATLATYAKGSNVTVLMETHGDMVWVADILSIMKNASGAHAALIWDVANMWNITKEPPAEVYPKLKPYIKHTHIKDNTLDNDKISYTLMGKGVVPIFEAIDLLHKDDYKGYYSFEWEKLWHPEIDAPEIAIADYAKTMQAHFG is encoded by the coding sequence ATGCAACAATACAACCGTAGAAAATTTATACAGCAAACAACAGGTTTGTTGGGCGCCGCATTTGCAGGTTCTCTTATGGGTTTTACAGCAAAAGACATCTTACTTTCTTTTTCTACACTCGGCTGTCCCGACTGGGGGTTTGAACAAATTACCAACTTTGCCCAGAGCAACAGTTTCAACGGCCTTGAAGTAAGAGGCATACTCAGGGAGATGGATCTTACCAAAAGCCCTGTTTTCAGCAAGGCCAATATTGCTGCAACAAAGACAATAATGCAGGATAAAAACCTGCGGTTTGTAAACCTTGGCTCATCTGCCACACTGCATTTTAAAGCGGCAGCAGACAGGCAGAAAAATATAGACGAGGGCAAACGGTTTATAGATCTTGCGCATGCAATAGATTGCCCTTACATACGTGTATTTCCGAATAACTTTCCAAAAGAGCAGGAGAAGCAGGAGACCATAGAACTTATTACAGATGGCTTGGCAACACTTGCTACTTACGCCAAAGGCAGCAACGTTACGGTACTTATGGAAACACATGGAGATATGGTGTGGGTTGCAGATATTCTAAGCATAATGAAAAATGCATCAGGTGCACATGCAGCACTTATCTGGGATGTAGCGAATATGTGGAATATTACCAAAGAACCGCCTGCAGAAGTATATCCTAAACTAAAACCCTATATAAAGCACACGCATATTAAAGACAATACACTTGATAATGATAAGATTTCGTACACACTCATGGGAAAAGGTGTAGTGCCCATTTTTGAAGCAATAGACCTGTTGCACAAAGACGATTATAAAGGTTACTACAGCTTTGAATGGGAGAAACTCTGGCATCCTGAAATTGATGCTCCGGAGATTGCCATTGCAGATTATGCAAAAACGATGCAGGCGCATTTTGGTTAA